A region of Jonquetella anthropi DSM 22815 DNA encodes the following proteins:
- a CDS encoding prepilin-type N-terminal cleavage/methylation domain-containing protein, protein MKKRRAGFSFVELLIALAIMAALASTMLLTLGGGTDKAEATRIASDLQSIRAAALLYVSDKAGTDDAGKVPTLAALEPYLHGGTKLTQVNGAYKLFPSAGTASDKWFIGYSGITPSSGVAQKLALQAAALDLLGGDGSSEPTAQFQASEATVWLRIL, encoded by the coding sequence ATGAAAAAGCGCCGCGCCGGTTTCAGTTTTGTTGAACTTCTGATAGCGCTCGCCATCATGGCGGCATTGGCCAGTACGATGCTTTTGACCCTTGGAGGCGGAACGGACAAGGCGGAAGCGACGCGTATCGCCAGCGACCTGCAGAGCATCCGTGCTGCCGCGCTGCTGTACGTCTCTGACAAGGCTGGAACGGACGACGCTGGCAAAGTTCCTACTCTCGCGGCGCTTGAGCCGTACCTTCACGGCGGGACCAAGCTGACGCAGGTGAACGGGGCATACAAGCTCTTTCCCTCGGCTGGGACGGCGTCTGACAAGTGGTTTATCGGGTACTCGGGGATTACACCGTCGTCCGGCGTGGCACAAAAATTGGCCCTTCAGGCTGCTGCTCTGGACCTGCTGGGCGGCGACGGCTCATCGGAGCCGACTGCCCAGTTTCAGGCGTCTGAAGCGACGGTC
- the ptsP gene encoding phosphoenolpyruvate--protein phosphotransferase, with protein MNGVGASPGIAVGRVYLDWKEQVEIDREFVDDVEAELERLDLAIETVAGEMSALCQTFPEGGEEAGVAPGTMLRDGEFIGQIKGWIITENVNAPWAVKVTADKFVQVFENMDNDDLKARADDVKDVASRLCRLLLHVSGPLLISRANEPIVLVCRQLDKGHQTMLQRGVFAGVVCQKDTYYSHGVISARNCHVPTVISVDEIADLAETGDPVILDGTTGEVILNPSEDDRAAFAQRAARREEFERQLSKLKGHPARSRDGTLCTVHGNVADLADVDTLADLGGGGIGLYRTEYLYLSKNRLPTCGEQYGDYRRALLAMTGCPVIFRTLDIGGDRIPDYLAVPKETNPALGHRAIRYSLSRSDIFREQLRALLRASGDGDLGIMLPLVTSVEEVRAARAVLEDLKNELRREDKQFNPEVSLGVMVETPAAALTADVLARESDFLSIGSNDLVQYTLAADRANGSLGNLYSPFAPAVLRLIKMVIDAGDAAGTPVHLCGEMAGVPTLIPVLFGMGLRHFSVNPTSLLRTNWVITQLEDRQAEEWARQVLGMGSETDVRRFCEETFGQFCRTE; from the coding sequence ATGAACGGAGTGGGAGCGTCGCCGGGAATTGCTGTCGGACGGGTGTACCTTGACTGGAAAGAGCAGGTTGAAATCGATCGGGAGTTCGTTGACGACGTCGAAGCTGAGCTGGAGCGTCTCGACTTGGCGATCGAGACCGTGGCTGGCGAGATGTCGGCCCTCTGCCAAACCTTTCCTGAAGGCGGGGAGGAAGCGGGCGTCGCGCCGGGGACAATGCTCCGGGACGGCGAGTTCATCGGTCAGATCAAGGGGTGGATTATCACTGAAAACGTGAACGCCCCGTGGGCCGTCAAGGTGACAGCCGACAAGTTCGTTCAGGTCTTCGAGAACATGGACAACGACGACCTGAAGGCCCGGGCCGACGACGTGAAAGACGTGGCTTCCAGACTGTGCCGGCTGCTCCTTCACGTGTCAGGCCCTCTGCTGATCAGCCGGGCAAACGAGCCGATTGTGCTGGTATGCCGTCAGCTCGACAAGGGGCACCAGACCATGCTCCAGCGAGGCGTGTTCGCCGGGGTCGTCTGCCAGAAGGACACGTACTACTCTCACGGCGTCATCTCCGCTCGGAACTGTCACGTGCCAACGGTCATCTCCGTTGATGAGATCGCCGATCTCGCCGAGACCGGCGACCCGGTTATCCTTGACGGGACGACGGGAGAGGTGATCCTCAACCCGTCGGAAGACGACCGCGCGGCCTTCGCCCAGCGGGCCGCCCGCCGCGAGGAGTTCGAGCGGCAGCTGTCCAAGCTGAAAGGACATCCGGCCCGAAGCCGGGACGGGACGCTCTGCACGGTTCACGGCAATGTGGCAGACCTAGCTGACGTGGACACTCTGGCCGATCTGGGCGGCGGCGGTATCGGGCTGTACCGGACCGAATACCTGTACCTGTCAAAGAACCGTCTGCCTACCTGCGGAGAGCAGTACGGCGATTACCGGCGGGCTCTTTTGGCCATGACTGGCTGTCCTGTCATCTTTCGGACCCTTGACATCGGCGGCGACCGGATCCCAGACTACTTGGCCGTTCCAAAAGAGACCAATCCGGCGCTGGGGCATCGGGCGATCCGCTATTCCCTGTCGAGAAGCGATATTTTCAGGGAGCAGCTTCGGGCGCTGCTGCGGGCCAGCGGCGACGGGGACTTAGGCATCATGCTGCCGCTGGTGACCTCTGTGGAGGAAGTCCGAGCCGCCCGGGCCGTTCTGGAGGACTTGAAAAACGAGCTGCGCCGGGAGGACAAGCAGTTCAACCCGGAAGTGTCCTTGGGCGTGATGGTTGAAACGCCGGCCGCCGCGCTGACCGCGGACGTGCTGGCGCGGGAGAGCGACTTTTTGAGCATCGGCAGCAACGACTTGGTTCAGTACACGTTGGCCGCTGACCGGGCGAACGGGTCGTTGGGGAACCTTTATTCGCCGTTTGCTCCGGCGGTGCTGCGGCTCATCAAGATGGTCATCGACGCCGGAGACGCGGCCGGAACGCCGGTTCACCTGTGCGGCGAAATGGCCGGAGTTCCCACGCTGATTCCTGTCCTGTTCGGCATGGGGCTGCGTCACTTCAGCGTCAACCCGACGAGCCTGCTTCGGACGAACTGGGTCATCACCCAGCTGGAAGACCGGCAGGCCGAAGAGTGGGCACGTCAGGTTTTGGGCATGGGAAGCGAAACCGACGTCCGTCGGTTTTGCGAGGAGACGTTCGGCCAGTTCTGCCGGACCGAGTAG
- a CDS encoding YchJ family protein encodes MSECPCGSGRYYTACCGRFIDDGASPATAEELMRARYTAYATGNVEYVLNTHDPKTRESVSEEATKEWSQSAHWLGLKILHTDAGGPKDNRGTVEFVASFEIEGKKVDHHERASFLRHDGKWFFEDGDIVGETYVRDTPKVGRNDPCPCGSGKKYKFCCGRS; translated from the coding sequence ATGAGCGAATGTCCCTGCGGTTCCGGACGATACTACACGGCGTGCTGCGGCCGGTTCATCGACGACGGCGCTTCCCCTGCGACCGCCGAGGAGCTGATGCGGGCGCGGTACACCGCGTACGCCACCGGCAACGTCGAGTACGTGCTGAACACCCACGACCCGAAGACCCGAGAGTCAGTCAGCGAAGAGGCCACAAAAGAGTGGTCCCAGTCCGCCCATTGGCTGGGCCTGAAGATCCTCCACACCGACGCCGGCGGTCCCAAGGACAACCGCGGCACGGTGGAATTTGTAGCCAGCTTTGAAATCGAGGGCAAGAAAGTTGACCACCACGAGCGGGCCTCGTTCCTGCGGCACGACGGCAAGTGGTTTTTCGAGGACGGCGACATCGTCGGCGAGACGTACGTCCGCGACACGCCCAAGGTCGGCCGCAACGACCCATGCCCCTGCGGCAGCGGAAAGAAATACAAGTTCTGTTGCGGCCGCAGCTGA
- a CDS encoding DUF1846 domain-containing protein produces the protein MLNVRGFDNEKYLAEQTAAIKQRRERIGGKLYLEFGGKLTSDLHAARVLPGFDPDVKMRLLGGFRDMAEIIICLYAGDIERKKIRADFGITYDADVLRLIDRFGEQGLTVAGVVINRYEGQPTADLFRRRLEHRGVRVYTHRMTKGYPTDLETIVSDEGYGANSYVPTTKPIVVVTAPGPGSGKLATCLSQLYHEHRRGVQAGYAKYESFPVWNMPLKHPLNLAYEAATADLGDVNLIDHFHLEAYDQKTVNYNRDLEAFPILQRILQRITGQDSFYRSPTDMGVNRIGFGIVDDDVVRRASCDEIVRRYFRYSCECAQGITDDEVVQRVELIMKELGLQPEDRAVVIPAREAAKEARAKGKGSDGIYTGCAIELPDGSIVTGKNSPLLHAEAAAVLNAIKTLAGIPDSIDLLPASLIHSLAHFKKEILGGTKLTMNLDETLIALSLSGTVNPVAEAAVAQLPKLRNREVHTSHIPSPADESALRKLNVNLTSDPHFSSKSLFED, from the coding sequence ATGCTGAACGTACGGGGTTTTGACAACGAGAAGTACCTAGCCGAGCAGACCGCTGCCATCAAGCAGCGGCGCGAACGCATCGGCGGGAAGCTGTACTTGGAGTTCGGCGGCAAACTCACCTCGGATCTCCACGCGGCCCGCGTCCTGCCCGGCTTTGACCCAGACGTAAAGATGCGGCTGCTGGGCGGCTTTCGGGATATGGCAGAAATCATCATCTGCCTGTACGCCGGCGATATCGAGCGCAAGAAAATCCGCGCCGACTTCGGGATAACCTACGACGCCGACGTGCTTCGGCTCATTGACCGGTTCGGCGAGCAGGGGCTGACTGTGGCGGGCGTCGTCATTAACCGCTACGAAGGCCAGCCGACCGCCGACCTGTTCCGCCGCCGGCTAGAACACCGGGGCGTGAGAGTCTACACCCACCGGATGACGAAAGGCTACCCGACCGACCTTGAGACGATCGTCAGCGACGAAGGCTACGGGGCCAACTCGTACGTGCCCACCACCAAGCCCATCGTCGTCGTCACAGCGCCCGGCCCGGGTAGCGGGAAGCTCGCCACCTGTCTCAGCCAGCTGTATCACGAGCACCGGCGGGGCGTTCAGGCGGGATACGCCAAGTACGAGAGCTTCCCGGTGTGGAACATGCCCCTCAAGCACCCGCTGAACTTGGCCTACGAGGCAGCCACCGCTGACTTAGGCGACGTCAACCTGATCGACCACTTCCACCTGGAAGCGTACGACCAGAAAACGGTCAACTACAACCGCGACTTGGAAGCGTTCCCAATCCTTCAGCGAATCCTCCAGCGAATCACCGGACAGGACTCGTTCTACCGTTCGCCCACCGACATGGGGGTCAACCGGATCGGCTTCGGCATCGTGGACGACGACGTGGTCCGCCGGGCCTCCTGCGACGAAATCGTCCGGCGGTACTTCCGCTACTCCTGCGAGTGCGCCCAAGGAATCACCGACGATGAGGTCGTCCAGCGCGTCGAACTCATCATGAAGGAGCTGGGGCTCCAGCCCGAAGACCGGGCGGTCGTCATTCCTGCCCGAGAGGCCGCCAAGGAGGCCCGAGCCAAGGGCAAAGGCTCCGACGGCATCTATACCGGCTGCGCCATCGAACTTCCCGACGGCTCGATCGTCACGGGCAAGAACTCCCCGCTGCTTCACGCCGAAGCGGCGGCGGTTCTCAACGCCATCAAGACGCTGGCCGGCATCCCGGACTCGATCGACCTCCTGCCTGCCTCGCTCATTCACTCGCTGGCCCACTTCAAAAAAGAGATCCTCGGCGGGACGAAGCTGACCATGAACCTTGACGAGACGCTCATCGCCCTCAGCCTGAGCGGCACGGTCAACCCGGTCGCCGAGGCGGCGGTCGCTCAGCTTCCCAAACTCCGCAACAGGGAAGTTCACACGTCCCATATTCCCAGCCCGGCCGACGAGAGCGCGCTGCGCAAGCTGAACGTCAACCTGACGAGCGACCCGCACTTCTCCAGCAAGAGCTTGTTTGAAGATTAA
- a CDS encoding phosphonate ABC transporter substrate-binding protein, with protein MRWLAGAAAAVSISSVAWAVVPQRFDASGEVVQYLKSTGSVQTLTWGYYRGC; from the coding sequence GTGAGATGGCTCGCCGGGGCGGCTGCCGCGGTTTCTATTTCGTCCGTCGCCTGGGCGGTCGTGCCGCAGAGGTTTGACGCGTCCGGCGAGGTCGTTCAATACCTGAAGAGCACGGGCAGCGTTCAGACGCTGACCTGGGGGTACTATCGAGGCTGCTGA
- a CDS encoding ribonucleoside triphosphate reductase, with protein MLIRYIFKRDGSQVLFDREKIRVAVMKAAAAVGSSDPSIGENVTRQVESYLAIFYDHDSIPSVEQIQDLVERILIENDYAEVAKAYILYRRQRARIRDTKELLGGAADLVNRYLDNIDWKVNENSNMSYSLQGLNNYIASEITAQYWLNEIYTPKIRDLHTSGSLHIHDLSNLSVYCCGWDLMDLLTVGFGGVTTKVGSKPARHLRSLLGQIVNFFYTLQGEAAGAQAFANFDTYLAPFVAADKLPYESVVQCIQEFVFNLNVPTRVGFQTPFTNITMDLTAPKALAKLPAIIGGEPIDATYGDFQREMDMINRAFAEVMLGGDASGKVFPFPIPTYNLTSDFNWDNPVLDPVWEMTAKYGIPYFSNFINSDMNPDDARSMCCRLRLDNRELRKRGGGLFGSNPMTGSIGVVTINMPRLGFLSKGTDDLLARLDDLMDTARDSLEIKRKVLERLTDANLYPYSKHYLRSVKKASGHYWNNHFNTIGINGMNECLLNLCGKDLTSREGIKLAASIMNHMKERMRTYQLETGNLYNLEATPAEGVTYRFAKADRDQFGGQVICANHRHMLEDGAEPYYTNSSQLPVGSTDDIFEALEMQDELQTIYTGGTVLHGFLGERVTDGATVRRLVRKIAENYRLPYFTITPTFSICPIHGYIPGEHEYCPICDAELAAQEAACCSCSAGD; from the coding sequence ATGCTCATTCGTTACATTTTCAAGCGCGACGGAAGTCAGGTCCTGTTTGATCGGGAAAAGATCCGCGTGGCCGTGATGAAGGCCGCGGCGGCGGTCGGATCGTCGGATCCGTCGATCGGAGAGAACGTCACCCGTCAGGTGGAGTCCTATCTGGCCATATTTTACGACCACGACTCTATCCCGTCGGTCGAACAGATTCAAGATCTGGTCGAGCGGATTCTCATCGAAAACGACTACGCCGAGGTCGCTAAAGCCTATATCCTGTACCGCCGTCAGAGAGCCCGGATCCGGGACACCAAAGAGCTTTTGGGCGGCGCGGCCGACCTAGTGAACCGTTATCTGGACAACATCGACTGGAAAGTCAACGAGAACAGCAACATGAGCTACTCGCTCCAGGGGCTGAACAATTACATCGCCTCGGAGATCACCGCCCAGTACTGGCTGAACGAGATCTACACGCCCAAGATACGGGACCTTCACACCTCAGGCTCGCTTCATATTCACGACCTGAGCAACCTGTCGGTGTACTGCTGCGGCTGGGACCTGATGGACCTTCTCACGGTCGGATTCGGCGGCGTCACCACAAAGGTCGGCTCCAAGCCGGCGCGGCACCTGCGCTCACTTTTGGGGCAGATCGTCAACTTCTTCTACACGCTCCAAGGCGAAGCGGCCGGCGCTCAGGCGTTTGCCAACTTCGACACCTATCTGGCGCCGTTTGTCGCCGCGGACAAGCTCCCCTATGAGAGCGTCGTCCAGTGCATTCAGGAGTTCGTCTTCAACCTGAACGTCCCGACCCGCGTCGGCTTCCAGACGCCGTTCACCAACATCACCATGGACCTAACCGCGCCCAAGGCGCTGGCTAAACTGCCGGCCATCATCGGCGGCGAGCCCATCGACGCCACGTACGGCGACTTCCAGCGGGAAATGGACATGATCAACCGGGCGTTTGCCGAAGTCATGCTGGGCGGCGACGCCTCCGGAAAGGTGTTCCCCTTCCCCATCCCCACCTACAACCTGACCAGCGACTTCAACTGGGACAACCCGGTCCTTGACCCGGTATGGGAGATGACCGCCAAATACGGCATCCCGTACTTCTCCAACTTCATCAACTCGGACATGAACCCCGACGACGCCCGATCCATGTGCTGCCGGCTCCGGCTGGACAACCGGGAACTGCGCAAGCGCGGCGGCGGGCTCTTCGGCTCCAACCCCATGACCGGATCCATCGGCGTTGTGACCATCAACATGCCCCGGCTGGGATTCCTCTCCAAGGGAACCGACGACCTGCTCGCCCGGCTGGACGACCTGATGGACACGGCCCGCGACAGCCTCGAGATCAAGCGGAAAGTCTTGGAGCGCCTTACCGACGCCAACCTGTACCCCTACTCCAAGCACTACCTGCGGAGCGTCAAAAAGGCGTCGGGCCACTACTGGAACAACCACTTCAACACCATCGGCATCAACGGCATGAACGAGTGCCTGCTCAACCTGTGCGGCAAAGACCTGACGAGCCGCGAGGGAATCAAACTGGCCGCTTCGATCATGAACCACATGAAGGAACGGATGAGAACCTACCAGCTGGAGACCGGCAACCTGTACAACTTGGAAGCCACGCCGGCCGAGGGCGTCACCTACCGGTTCGCCAAGGCCGACCGGGATCAATTCGGCGGACAGGTCATCTGCGCCAATCACCGCCACATGCTGGAAGACGGCGCCGAGCCGTACTACACCAACTCGTCCCAGCTTCCCGTCGGCTCAACCGACGACATCTTTGAAGCCCTTGAGATGCAGGACGAACTCCAGACCATCTACACCGGCGGCACGGTCCTCCACGGCTTTCTGGGCGAGCGGGTCACCGACGGGGCGACCGTCCGACGGCTCGTTCGGAAAATCGCCGAAAACTATCGGCTGCCGTACTTCACCATCACGCCCACGTTCTCTATCTGTCCGATTCACGGCTACATTCCGGGCGAACACGAATACTGCCCCATCTGCGACGCCGAGCTTGCCGCACAGGAGGCAGCCTGCTGCTCCTGCAGCGCCGGCGACTAA
- a CDS encoding anaerobic ribonucleoside-triphosphate reductase activating protein — MLIGGLQRTSLIDYPGLVAATVFTLGCNFRCPWCHNGPLVDQSSDLLDEEDFFSFLASRKRLLDGVVVTGGEPTIHRDLPEFILRIKDMGLKVKLDTNGSHPAMMADLIDKKLVDYIAMDVKAAPSAYRLAAGTTVQLETLRQAIEQTRRLPHEFRLTLVPGIHTVDSMDEYAQFLVRGPLYLQAFRPVETVLAAPFRGARPFTPSELAAFRDRLASLMEGPVVLRSAI, encoded by the coding sequence ATGCTCATCGGAGGACTGCAGAGGACCTCTCTCATCGACTACCCCGGACTCGTCGCTGCGACGGTTTTCACCCTCGGTTGCAACTTCCGCTGCCCATGGTGTCATAACGGCCCGTTGGTCGACCAGTCGTCGGACCTGCTGGACGAAGAGGACTTCTTCTCGTTCCTCGCCAGTCGAAAACGCCTGCTGGACGGCGTCGTGGTCACCGGCGGCGAGCCGACAATCCACCGCGACCTGCCGGAGTTCATCCTCCGAATCAAAGACATGGGGCTGAAAGTCAAACTTGACACCAACGGAAGCCACCCGGCAATGATGGCCGACCTGATCGACAAAAAACTCGTCGACTACATCGCCATGGACGTCAAAGCCGCGCCGTCGGCCTACCGACTCGCCGCCGGGACAACCGTCCAGCTGGAAACGCTCCGTCAGGCCATCGAGCAGACTCGGCGCCTTCCGCACGAGTTTCGGCTCACCCTCGTTCCGGGCATTCACACCGTCGACAGCATGGACGAATACGCCCAATTTTTGGTCCGCGGGCCGCTCTACCTTCAGGCGTTTCGGCCCGTCGAAACGGTACTGGCCGCCCCGTTCCGGGGCGCCCGCCCCTTTACCCCGAGCGAATTGGCCGCGTTTCGCGACCGATTAGCGTCGCTGATGGAAGGACCGGTCGTTCTTCGGTCTGCCATCTAG
- the nrdD gene encoding anaerobic ribonucleoside-triphosphate reductase has protein sequence MEEKRTKCEVYSRVVGFLTPVSQWNKGKKEEFKDRKTYDATMAHRDF, from the coding sequence ATGGAAGAAAAGCGCACAAAGTGTGAAGTGTACTCTCGGGTCGTCGGTTTCCTTACTCCCGTTTCCCAGTGGAATAAAGGCAAGAAGGAAGAGTTCAAAGACCGCAAGACCTACGACGCCACGATGGCCCACCGTGATTTTTAA
- a CDS encoding flavin reductase family protein translates to MKKSVLAVLMCASLLAVPALAVERVAVNPANGKELGPRVAPSTVIAVATYDANGKADAALIDRWGIVSSSPARIGVAVNKKRATHDNIMASKFFTVNLPSEKFLAEMDFFGNHSLKKLPDLDKFAVTGVKTEKAETVNAPCLVDFPVTMECEVEEAFDGGSHTFFIAKVNKTWIDKNCIDPTSGELKPEAMKLFLYWPGTGKYYHVGDVLGTPGEALKAKFEKQE, encoded by the coding sequence ATGAAAAAGAGCGTCTTGGCAGTTCTGATGTGCGCGTCATTGTTGGCCGTTCCGGCCTTGGCAGTTGAGAGGGTCGCGGTGAACCCGGCAAACGGCAAAGAGCTTGGGCCTCGGGTCGCCCCGTCCACAGTCATCGCTGTGGCCACGTACGACGCAAACGGAAAGGCCGACGCGGCTCTCATCGATCGGTGGGGCATCGTCAGCAGCTCGCCGGCCCGCATCGGCGTGGCAGTCAACAAGAAGCGGGCCACCCATGACAACATCATGGCCTCCAAGTTTTTCACGGTGAACCTTCCCAGCGAGAAGTTCCTCGCCGAGATGGACTTCTTCGGCAATCACAGCCTGAAAAAGCTCCCCGACTTGGACAAGTTCGCCGTCACTGGCGTCAAGACCGAGAAGGCTGAAACGGTCAACGCCCCCTGCTTGGTGGACTTCCCTGTCACCATGGAATGTGAAGTTGAAGAGGCGTTCGACGGCGGATCCCACACGTTCTTCATCGCCAAAGTCAACAAAACGTGGATCGATAAGAACTGTATCGACCCGACCAGCGGCGAGCTGAAGCCCGAAGCCATGAAGCTCTTCCTCTACTGGCCCGGAACCGGCAAGTACTACCACGTCGGCGACGTGCTGGGAACCCCTGGCGAAGCTCTGAAGGCTAAGTTTGAGAAGCAGGAGTAG